DNA from Pseudoalteromonas rubra:
GGGCAAACACAGCCTCGTTGTAATGGCCTGTTTCGAGTGCGGCCCTGGCGTAGAGAAAATCAAAGGCGGGCTCGCCTGCGGCAGTGTCGAACTGTGCCAGCGCTAATGCATAAGCCTGTTCATATTGTCCCTGTTCAAGTGCTGACTGGAGTTTTGTGAGCGGTGTGGTTGCGGCCAGCGCTGCACTCGTGTGCAGTCCAACCAGCATAACGACCGGAATAAACGCGCGATGAAGTAATAGCTGCATAACAGATCACCCAAGGTTCGATTATTCTCTGGTACTGCCAGTCAACTTTGTTTGTAAGCATTATTTCATACCCAGGCATGGTGTGCCGGTGCGCATTAAACGGCGGACTGATGCATACACCGCCAACACGCCAGGGTGTCACTGATAACGACCTAACAGGTTAATCTCTATCAGTTTTAAGTCAACGGACCAAGAGAGCGTGATTAAATTATAGACAGTGCTTTCAATAATTCACTCTGAGTTACGGGTACAAGGCATGATTGCTTCATGAAGCGGGTTATTTGGGGATGGGATTGATGCCTTGGTCCTGGTCGATCTGAGGATATTGCGAAAGCAAATGCTGATAGGTGCCGTCCTGGATGATGTCGCTGAGGCCCTGATTGAACAGGTTGATAAGTTTGCGGGACCTGGGGTGTGTTTTGCTGATACCAATATGGAGTGGCCATGATGCGATGACCTGAGCATGTAAGGTGAATATGTCTCGCTGAAAATGATGGGTGATTGCATAGGCCGCGGCAAACCTATCTGCCACTACGCCGTCGACCCGGCCCCGTGCTAGCTGTCGCAGGCATTCGCTCAAATGTAGCTGGCTGATGACGCTGATATTGGGATATCCGCTCACCAGGTTTTGATAAGCAAAACCCCGGATCATGCACACGCGTTTGCCGTTCAGAGAGCTTAATCCAGAAAAAGACAAGGTGTTTGCAGAGAGGGAAATAAAAATGAGCTCATTGTGCAAATAGGCGGTACTAAAGAGGAACTGCTGTGCACGTGCCTGGGTATGCCACAGTGCCGGGATCACATCGACCTCTCCGTTTTGTGCCAGGCGCATTGCCCGACTAAATGGCGCGACTTCAAGCGCAAAGGTTTCACCGCTGCGGGCAAAGGCTGCGGCAACAATATCATAGCTGAGGCCGCGATCATCGTCCTGTATGTAAGGTGGCCACACGCTATGACTGCCTAGCAGAATGGGTTTCGCTAGCAAAGGAAAAGCACATGTCAGGCACCAGACAAACGCCATTAGCACGAAATTGCGCACACCAGCCCCCTTATTTTCTCACTGTTTTGAGTGTAGTTTAAATCGCCTCGATTGGCAGCATGGCGCGAATGCTGTGGGGTAATTGTAATCTTCTGTTTGGTATATGCTAAACAATGTATATTTCATCCAACCTGTCATGCCGGTGTCACAATGCGCGTTTTATAGTGGCTTACTGCCAACCAATAAAGACAACAACGTATGACAACTAAACAACGTGTATACTGGATATCTGTGATAGCGGGTGCAGGTTTGTGTCTGGATCAGCTCAGTAAGTGGTTTGCAAGTTACTACTTAAATGGCTGGCAGATGGCCAGCTATTGGCATGACCTGGTGCGCCTTGGCTATCGGGAAAACAGCGGTGTGTTTTTGAGTTTAGGCAGCGAGCTACCAGCGCCACTGCGCAGTGTGTTGTTCATTGGGGTGATTGGTTTGCTGCTGGTGGCGATATTGCTATACACATTAAAAAGTGAGGATCTAAATCGCAATCAGATCATTGGCTTGTCTTTGGTGTTGTCTGGCGGCGTGAGTAACCTGATTGACCGGGTGCTGAACAATGGTGCGGTAATCGATTTTCTCAATTTGGGGATCGGTGAGCTGCGAACGGGGGTGTTTAATATTGCTGACGTGGCGATTATGTGCGGTGCGGTGATGTTGATACTCTGTACGACACACAATCAAAACGTTGCTGTGCAAAAAACCTGAGTAAAAGTGATGCTGCCAGGAGTCGTTTAATTTAGCTGGCAGGCAGCTCGGACGGTTTGCTGAGTAAATAGGCCATGACCATCAGCTCTGTTAGCGCGACGCCGACCAGTACAAACCAGGGCGCGGTGGTCATGCACAAGATCACAAAGCCAAATAACATCCCTAAACCCGCGCCCCACTTACCTTTGACTGGCACAACTTGATGGGATTGCCAGGCAGCCAGCGTGGGACCAAATTTGGGATGAGCCAGCAGCCAGTTGGCTAATTTGGGGTTAGAGCGGGTAAAGCAAGCCAGTGCCAGAATAAAAAAAATGGTGGTTGGCATCACGGGCAGCGCCATGCCAATAAAACCCAGCGCCACACATAAGATCCCGGCAAGGTGTAACCAGAAGCAACGGTTAAATAGTTTTTGTGCATGTTTTTTCATCGCAGTCCTTCCCGGTATTATCCCGTGTGTTTACTATCGGTGTTGACTTACTTTGTTCATTATAGCTAAAAACGTACCGACGAGTAGGCTGTGTAATTCTTTTGTAAGAACCCCTCCCCACAGATTGAGATCGACTAAGCTTATGTGCAGGTTTAGGCATCATAGGCAGAACAAACATGGCTCAGGTTCAGATCGACTTGGAACGACTTAAGCGTAATTTGTTTTCACTTGCCCAGTTTGGCCTGAATGAATCCGACAAAGGGATTTATCGGCCGGGATTTAGCGACGTTGACAGCGCGGCCCGGCGCTGGCTCATGGACATGGCAAAAGCCCAAGGGTTCGAGGCCGATCTCGATGGGGCGGGTAACGTGATAATCAAATATTATCCCAACGAGCAAAGTTATCATCAGCCTGCTGTACTGATAGGCTCACATTTAGACAGCGTGCCTGCCGGCGGGATGTTCGACGGCAGCTTAGGGGTGATTGCAGGATATGAGTGTCTTTGTGTGCTGCAAGAAACACCCAGTGAGCTGACCAAGCCGATATGGTTAATTGCCACGAGTGAAGAAGAAGGCCGCTTTGGCGGCATGTTTGGTGTCCAGGCATTAACAGGTAATTTGACCCCGCATCAGATCTTAACCAGTCATGATGCGGATGGAGTGATGTTGAGCGATGCGATGCTGGCCCAGGGGTTGGAGCCTATGGCAGCACTGGAAGCAAAACTGACCCCCAGTAAAGTGTTTTGTTTCTTAGAGTTGCATATAGAACAAGGCCCGGTTCTGGATCAAACTGGTGTGCAAATAGGAGTCGTCGAGGGCATTTCCGGGGTGTTTAAGTGGATCGTCAAATTGATAGGTAAGGCTGATCATGCGGGGACCGCACCAATGGAAATGCGCAGTGATGCATTTATGGGCTTGGCCGATTTTGCGTACCAGATCAACCGTATTATCGCTGAAGATGGCACCGATAGTTCGCGGATCACGGTGGGTAAGGCGGAGTTGAAGCCTGGGTTTGCACATACCATTGCCGGTGAAGTGGATTTTACATTAGTTGTACGGGATATGAGTGAAGAGGTTATGGAGGCCCTGAGCGCAGCATGCCGTAAAGCATTGTCTGCGATTGCCAGAAAACACAAACTCATGTTTGAGTATGAGCAGGTGTCCTGGTTAACACCTGTACAGTGTACGCCCGCAATGGTGGCTTGCATTGAAGAGCAGGCGGCGCAACTTGGGCTGAATTATCGCTGTATGCCCAGTGGCGCAGGGCATGATACACAGTTTTTCACCGAGATCACTGAAGCGGGAATGATCTTCATTCCGTCTGTCAATGGTATCAGTCACGCGCCTGATGAGTGGAGTCATTGGCACGATATTGATGCGGGTACTCAGTTATTACTTGCCTGTGTGATGAGCAAAGCATCCGCCTGAACATTGTTAATGTTAGGTTGCAAATTGTGTTTTGGTCTGCCAAGGTATTACAAGAATTGTCGATATAAACGACAGAACGCGGAGCAGGCCCGTTGGCCTGTTCGCCTTTTGTCTGAGGGTTTTGACGTTATGAAGGTGCACCTTGGGTGGAGCATCCTCCTGTTGTTCAGCATGGGCAGTTATGCTGTACAGCTTGAACCGGTGGAGCAAGAAGTCACCGCGGGCTATTTTACTGTGCGTCTGGCGCAGCCCGCATCGCTCGATGAATCACTCAACTTGACTGTGAGCAAAGTAGGTCAGGCAGACAGCCATGTCTCCTTTTCGCTCGAAATGCCTGCGCAACAGGCCGTTACGCTCAGTGGTTTTGCACAAGGTGATTATCAACTCACGCTCAGTACACCGCACCGGGTGTTAAGTCACAGCAAAGTCCGGGTGCGCCACCACCCTCCTGTCCTGGCTTATGGTCTATTTGCCCTCGGTGCAGCATTGTTTGTATTGCTTGTTGGCTTTATCTGGCGTGCCAGCGCTCAGGTTGAGCAGGATGGCGCATGTTAGACCCGACTTTAGCGCTGGGACTGGCGTTCGGTTTTGCTTTGCTCTGGGTGAGTTTTGGCTGGTGGCTTGGCAGGCAGGTCAAAACACACGATGCGTTTGCGTTGGCCGGACGCAATGTGGGTTTTGCCTTTGCATGTGCTACTGCCATGGCAACCTGGGTAACCAGTAACACCACGTTGGTGGCCCCTCAGCTGACTTATCAGTTTGGGATTTGGGGTATGATAGGGTATGCCTGTGCGGCTTTTGGTCTGATCTTGTTTGCGCCCTTGAGTGCCAGGATCCGACAGCTGTTGCCCCATGGCTATACCAGTGGCGACTTTATGCGCCTGCGTTTTGGCCGCTTTAGCTGGATAGTTTTTCTGATTATTTCTTTAGTCTACGCGATGAGCTGGCTGGTTAGTTTGGGGATGGCAGGGGGGATCGTGCTGCAATCTTTGAGTGGCCTCAATTATCATCTGGGCATGAGCATCATTCTTGCGATGTGCGTTGTGTACACGCTCTTTGGTGGCTTAAAGGCCGTTATTGCCACCGATTTTATCCAGGCGGTGATCATCTTGTGTGGCGTTATCGGCATTGCGATATATACGCTCAGTCATGTCGGTCTGGAGCCCATACATGCCACCTTAAGTCAGCAACATCCGATGTTGCTGGACCTTCTTTTTCCTGCTGCCATGATGTTCTTATTTAACAACATCTTTTTTGGCTTGGGGGAAATTTTTCACAGTAATGTGTGGTGGTCCAGGGCTTTTGCTTTTCGCGCCAATGTGGCAAAGCGCGCTTATTTAAGTGCCGGGCTATTGTGGCTGCCAATTCCCATTGTGACCGGGTTTATCGCGCTGGCAGCCCCTGTGATCGGTGTTTATCCGGCCAGTGCCGACATGGTCGGGCCGTTAGTGGCCAGTCAGCTGCTGGGCTATGCAGGCTCGGTGGTGCTGTTTATTGTGGTGTTTGCGGCACTGGCATCTAGCCTGGACTCATTGTTGGCCGCGACGGCTGATTTGCTCAATCAGGATGTCTATTACCAGCTTATCAATCCTAAGGCGTCAGACGCGCAGCGTTTGAGGCGGGGTAAGCAGCTAATCTTGTTACTGGGGCTGTTAACCTGGCTGTTGTGTTTGCCTAAAGTGGCAACCCTGGGGGCGTTACTCAATTTTGCCGGCGCCTTTGTCGCCAGTACCATCTGGCCTATTTTATTTGGTTTGTATGTCAGGCGATTTCATCGTCATGGGGCCGGTGTGGCTATGCTGCTTGGCACACTATGCGGTTTGGTGGGTTACTTTTATATTGGTTTTTACGTAGCTGCCTTAATTGCGTGTGCGGTCTCTTTGGTGGTGTGCGTATTTGCCTGGTGGATGGCCAGAGAAGAATTTGTTTGGCAAGAGTTGGCTGCGGGAGGTGAAGATGATCGCCGGAATTAGTATGTTTTCTGTGTTGATCATTGGTGCGCTAGTGCTGAGTTGCCTGTGCCCTGTTGTACTTGTCGTGATGTTTATACTTGATTATAAGAAGAGGCAGTTATGGTAAGTACGCAACAGGTCGAGTTTGATCGTGCCCGTCCGGATGTTTATGGCAGTGCACATCCAAAAGCACTGTTAAAAGTCATAGAAGAGGATGGCGATTTACTTCACAGTTTGGAAAATCAGCATATTGTCAGCGTTGACCACCTTGAGAAGGACGTACTGATCCAGCTCTTTCGCCTGGCAGCTAAGTACGAGAGCAATCCTGCTCGGTATAATACGCCCTTGCAGGGCAAGATCCTGATCAGTGCTTTCTATGAGCCCAGCACCCGGACACGTTTGTCGTTTGAAAGTGCCTGGCACCGTTTAGGCGGTGATATTATGTCTATTACCGATCGTTCCTCGACCGGCATTGCGAAAGGTGAGTCACTGCAAGACGTTGCGGAAATGTTCAACAATTATGGTGATTGTGTGGTGCTGCGCGACACCGCTAACGACTCGGTGTCTGAAATGACGAGTAGCCTGCGTATTCCCATTATTAATGCGGGCAATGGGATCGACGAGCATCCTACTCAGGCGATGTCTGATCTGTATACTTTGTTCAAATGGCGGCCTTCCTTGCTACAGCCGCACAGTACTGATTTTAAACCCATTCGAATTGGCGTAATAGGGGTGCCAAGCCAGATGCGAACTGTACGTAGTTTGCTCAAAATGCTGGCGCATTTTCCTGATATTGTCGAGCAGGTGGTACTCATTTTTGATGACAGCATTACCCAACCATTTGATCCCGGGCAACTGGAGCAGCTAAGAGAAGCCGGCATTACTGTTACCGTCAGTCATGATTTAAATGCACAATTGCCCGAGCTGGATGTGGTCTATATCAATGCGATTGCCTGGGTTGGTGAAAGCTATGAAACCTATGGAAAAACCTTTGTGCTGAGTGAAGATTCTCCGCTTAAACCCGATGCCATTATTTTACATCCATTAGCGCGGGGAGAAGAGCTATGCACCAGCCTGGATGACACAGCACACAACTGGTATTTCAGTCAGGCCCGGGGCGCTGTGTTTGTTCGTCAGGCATTACTGACGTGTATGGTACAGCGGGCCAATACTGTCATAGATGTGGTTTAAGGAGGGGCTATGTGTGGTATTGCAGGTATATTTCAGCGTTCAGCAACACAATCAATCGACAATCAGTTACTGGTGAATATGGCCGCTATTCAGCATCACCGGGGACCAGACGGATTTGGCTACGCGCAGCAAAATGGGGTGGGGTTTAGTCATGCCCGGCTGTCGATTATTGATTTAAACGAGCGGCGTGGCCGACAGCCATTTATCACTCACGATGGCAACCTGATGCTGACCCATAATGGCGAGTTTTATGATTTTGCTCGGATCCGCGCGGAGTTAACGGCGCTGGGGGCGCGATTTAGTAGTAAAAGCGATTCCGAGATCGCGCTGCATTTATATCAGCGCGATGGCCTCGAAACCATGCTTAGCCAGTTACGCGGTGAGTTTGCATTTGCGCTGTATGATCAGGTGCAAGATACCTTACATTTGGTGCGTGATCGCTTTGGGATCAAGCCTTTATACTACACGCAAACAGAAGAAGCCGTGGTTTTTGGTTCTGAGCTCAAGGTGCTATTTGCACACCCACAGGTAACCAGGCAGTTTTCCAGTGAGGGATTGTATCATCAACTTATTCAGGTCATGGTCCCTGGCTCTACGGCGTTTGAGGGAGTGCATCAGGTAAAGCCGGGTCATGTTGTGAGCATTCGTCGTTCACAGCAGGGCCTGCAAATTTCAGAGCAATGCTACTGGGACGTGACTTTCCCCTATGCCAGCGAATATGAAACGCAGCCGGATGAGGCACACTACATTGCGGGCGTTCGCCGCCATTTACTAGAGGCGGTGCAGCTCAGGCTAACGGCTGATGTCCCGGTGGGCTGCTATCTGAGTGGCGGGATTGATTCGTGCGCGATACTCGGTCTGTCTTCTGCCGCCGCACAGTCACCGATCAAAGCGTTTACTATAGGTTTTGATAGCACGGATTATGACGAAACACCCATTGCCAGAGAGATGGCTGCCGCGACGCAGGCCGATCATCATATTATGACGTTATCAGGGGATGAGCTCTACGATCATTTTGAGCAAACTTTGTGGCACACGGAGCGGACTATTTACAATACCCTGGGCGTTGCCAAGTATCTGATGAGTAAAGATGTGAATGGGGCTGGGTATAAAGTTGTGATGACCGGAGAGGGGTCTGATGAGCTTTTTGCCGGGTACCCTGCTTTTCGCCAAGACCTATTTTTGTATGGCCTTGAGTCATTGTCACACGCTGAGCGTGAGCAGTGGCAGGCTATGCTGACTCAATCGAATCAGCTGTTTAAAGGCGCGATGCTGTCACGTACTGAGCATCATAATGATGCCTTGAACCAACTGATCGGGTTTACTCCAAGCTGCCTGCAACCCTGGTTGAGTTGTTGTGAGTTTGCAGATCAACTGGTGGCTGATACGCACCGAGCACAATTACGCGACTATGATGCCGGCCAGGCGATTGCTCAGCAGCTTAATCCGGCGCAGCTGGCCGAGCGTCATCCGTTGGATAAAGCACAGTACGTGTGGATAAAAACCATGCTGGAAGGGCAAATCCTGACTTGGGGAGGTGACAGAGTTGATATGGCTAATTCAATGGAAGCCCGTCCTGCCTTTTTAGATCATCATCTTGCCGAGTATGCATTTCGTATTCCGCCTCAGCTGCGGATCAAAGAGCGTAAAGAAAAATATGTGCTTCGCGAAGCCATGAGAGGGTTGTTGCCGGATGTACTCTATCGCCGGGAAAAGTTCGCCTTTATGGCGCCGCCGGCGCATACTGATGAGAAAAAATGGCAAGCCATGTGCCGATTGGCCGACAAGTATTTGTCTGCGCAAGCCATTAATGATGCGGGGTTGCTGGATCAGGAGGCGGTTGAGAAGGTGATGCGATTACATGAAGATCCTGCTACTGAGGTATCGCTCAAAGTACAACTGGATGCGGTGGTCAATCACTTGCTGGGAGTCCAGATATTACATCAGCACTTTGTGGCCACCGATGTACCTAAGCAAGCTGCCGAGCTGGCTATTCAGTACGGCTGGTTTGCTGATGATGAGCATTGCCCCGCGGAACTCAGAGCGTGAACCAGCATGACTATGGCAAAGCTAAGCCATCGCTAGCGCGATTTTAAAGGTAAAGCATGCTCTATTGGGCAGTTGCAGGAGAGTAAAAAGCCGGGTTTCCCCGGCTTTTTCAGTTTAGAAGTAATAACCAATATTGATATTAAAACGACGCTCCGTTTCATCGCTGTTACCCGCAATGGAGCCGCCCACAAACGGCTGATTCTTCGCAAGCACATAATCGATATAAGTAAAGAACGCACCCGCAGAGAGAGAAACACCGGTGACGTTCATCCAGGTGTCTTCGCTGTCGTCCGATTTATCGTAGATAATGCCGTAGTCATTGTAGAATTGCAGCCCTGTGATTGGGCCAAATTGTACCGGTAAGCTGTATGCGATATTGGCATTGCTCATCGTCGCCTCGGCAGCAATGGAATCGAAAAATGCATACGCGCCGACGGCCATACGTGTGGCAGGTGTATCGACATCGTATTCGTATTCACCGTGCTGTAATTGCAGGTTCCAGGGGCCATAGTTGCCGTTGAAGTGGATAGCCCAGGCCATGTAGTCACCGGCTCGTTCGGTCCCGTCGTGCAGGCCGCCGCTCAAACCAGATACGCCCAGCTCGGTGGTACCGCCTTTATGCTTGAAGTGATAGGCATAGCGGCCGGCAAAGGTGTTGTATTCGCCCAGTGGCTGGGTTGGGTCATCATAGATGCCATCGCCGGTTTTGCGAAAGCCAACAATGTCGTAGGAATAGCGATCGCTGCGGTCTTCAACGTAACCGTCGACACCGCCCAGTTCATCATTTTTGAAAAAGCCCAGATCCAGCTGCCAGTTGTCGGCAATTTTGCGTTTAAACAACACACCCATATCGTGGTCGTCTTCCAACCCAATATAATAAGTGGTGTTAAAAAAGTAATTGTGAGAATTATAAGGCCAGTTACCAAAGGGTACTTTGGTCATGCCCAGCTGAGCTTGCCAGTCTTTGGCAAAGTCATAATGTAAATAGGCATACTTAACGGCGGTCATGTAGTCGAAAAAGCGGATCTCGGCATTGAGGCCAAAACCGCCCACATTGCCGGAAAAGTTAAGCCGAAAAATATCGAAGTCAAAATCGCCGCCGCGATTTTTGTTGTCGTCATCATACGACGTGTGGCTGAGGTTAGTCCGTACAGCACCGCCTACTTTGATACTGGGCTTGGTGGGGTCGGCCTGGCGCGCTTTTTTATCGGCTTTGGCCTGAGCTTTTTCGCGTGCCTGTTCGCGTTCCATTTTATGCACTTTTTGCTGAAGCAGTTCAAGTTGCTTCTTTAACTGTGCCAGTTCATCTTCGCTGGCAATGGCGGGACCAGAAGACAACATCATAGCGCCGCACAGAGCCGTCATGAGTCGAGAGCGTTTTAGCATGGGAGAACACCCGTTTGTTTGAGTTAGTGAGAATAAAATATCTCTAAATAGCCTAGACTATTCGAGCTCAGGTTCCAAGAAATCCACTGTGAATGGCAGGAATTTTCCCTGATCCTTTGGATAGTTGCGCAACTATAAACTATATTTTTGAGCAATAACGTGAATTTGATCAGCAACGCTATGGTATGTGCGTTTTAGTGTGTTGGTACTGCCAGCCCATCCAGTGAGGAACCCACTCTATGACTATTTCGCAAAAGCTCAGACTGGCTTTTATCGTTGCCATCGTCTCGCCTATTTTAATTATCGCTGTGCTGATTGTGTCCCAGACACGGCAACTGGCGCTCGATAAATTTGTCGAGATGAGTGGTCGGGAAGCCCTTCAGGTCGATAATGGAATAGGTATGTTCTTCGATGAAATTGCGAAGAATGTTGAGTTCCTGGCGACCAACCCCAAGCTCACCCGGGCACAAAGCGACGTGCAGGTTTATACCGGAAATAGCACCGCGACTGCGCTTAACTCCCGTGCTGGCAGCGAGACAGAGCAAGCCGTTTATGATTTGTTTGAACGCTTTGGAGATACCCATCCTGGGATTGCCTACATCTACTTTGGTAATACTGAAGGTGGTTATATTCAATGGCCCCAAGGTGAAGTGAGTGCAAACTATGATCCTCGTCCCAGGCCTTGGTATCGGAGCGGACAAGCGGCTAATGGCCAAACCGCAATGACTGATGCCTATTATTGGGCACCGGATGATATGGCGATTGTTTCAACGGTGCGCTCCGTCAGATCCAATGGTCGGGAGATTGGTGTCACGGGCATGGATGTCTCGTTACAGGGCCTGACTAAGATCATTCGGGAGGTCAAACTGGGTGAAACGGGCTATCTGATGCTGGTGGAAGACACGGATAAAATTCTGGTCGATGCCAAACACAGCGATTATCGGTTTAAAGATGTTAAGCAGGCCGAAAACGGTCTGTATAAAACCTTGGCCAGCAATCAGTCCGGGCTGTATGAAATCCAGATTGATGGTACTGACTACTTCGCCAGTATCTACACGTCGAAGAAGCTGGGCTGGAAGTTCATTGCCTTTGTGGAACAAAGTGAAGTGATGGCAGCGGCCAATGCCATGACCTGGACCCTGGTGATCCTGAGTGTGGTGCTGGTGGCGTTGTTTGTGGTACTGGCTAACTATATCGCGAATGTGTTATCTGGCCCGATTGTGGAGGTCAGTGATGGCCTGACCATCATCTCCCAGGGAGGCGGCGATCTGACGCAGCGTTTAGAGGTCGACAGCAAAGATGAAACCGGCAAATTGGCGGATAGCTTCAACAGCTTTCTTAATCTGATCGCGCAGCTGGTAACAGACATAAATACCTGTGCACAGCAGCTTAACCAAACGGCCGGCGCTACAGCTACGGAGTCGGAGGAATTAACCAGTTCAACTGCGCAGCAACAGCAAGCCCTGGAAATGGCGGCAACGGCCATTAATCAGATGGCGGCGACGGCCAACGAAGTGGCATCCAGCTGTGCAAATGCCGCAGAGCTGGCCACCCAAACTCAGCAGGCCTCAGAGTTGGGTCAGTCGGTGATGTCAGAAGCGGTAGATAGTGTGGTTGCGCTGTCAGACGTGATTAAGCGGGCAACGTCTGACATCAATCAGCTGGACAGTGAAAGTGAAAATATCATGTCCATTCTCAGTGTGATCCGTGGGATTGCTGAGCAAACGAACCTGCTGGCGCTGAATGCTGCCATTGAGGCTGCCCGGGCGGGGGAGCATGGTCGGGGGTTTGCAGTGGTTGCCGACGAGGTCCGGGCCTTGTCTCAGCGTACCTCAGAGTCAACTGAAGAAATCGCCTCACAGCTCGACAAGTTGAGAAAAATGACAGAAGGGGTGTCGCTGGATATGCGCAGCAGTTTGACCCGCACAGATAAAACAGTTGAGTTGACCGACTCTGCGCAAAGCCAGTTCAGCGAAATTACCCAGTCTATCCAAACCATCAGTGACCTGAATACGCAAATCGCCACCGCCGCGGAGGAGCAGCAGCACGTTGCAGAAGACATTAACCGTAATGTGATTGAAATAAAAAATGCGGCGGACAGCGTCAGCGATGTAGCCAATAACACCAGCGAAAATGGCGATAAAATGCAGCGATTATCTGAACAGCTGACCCGGCTGGTTGGCCAGTTTAAGGTCTAATGAGCGCGGGAGGTGATGAAGATCACTCATATTCGGTGGGTGCCTCTTACACCGTTCGGGCATTTTAGGTAAGGTAGTGCCAGTTTAGTTTAAAAATAGGTGTTATATGGAACTTTCTGCCTCAGTAAAATTGGCACGTACCGAGTCCGGCCTGGAGTATTTTGACGTTAACGGACCACAGTGTCAGGCTAAAATTTATCTGCAAGGTGCACAGATCACCGAGTTCATTCCAGCAGGTCAGAAAAACCTGTTGTGGGTATCCCAGGATGAAACCTACCTGGAAGGCCAGTCTATCCGTGGTGGTATACCCATTTGTTGGCCTTGGTTTGGCGTACATGCTAATCCAGACTGGCCGGCACATGGGTTTGCGCGTAAGCAGGTCTGGCGTGCAGAGCGTGTTGAAGAAGACGATACTGCAATTCGCATTGTATTGTCTTTGCCAATGACCTCTGTTGATCGCACTTTCTGGCCTTATGAGTCTAGTTTGACTGTCGAGTTTGTGCTGACCGATCAACTTGAAGTCAAACTCTGCAACACCAACACTGGCAGTGAAACGTTTACCCTGACTCAGGCGCTGCATACCTATTTCCCAACGCCTGCAATAGCACAAACCCGTGTGGATGGGTTACAAGGGGCAAACTTTATTGAGTTTGGCGAAGGGCCTTTTGTTCAGAACGAAGTGGTCACGTTTGCCCGCGAAACCGACATGGTTTACACCCAGGCACCTGAAGTACAGATCATCGACACGCCAGAGGGTAAAATTGCAGTAGGCCGCGAACACTCAAGCTCTTGTGTGTTATGGAACCCCTGGATAGACA
Protein-coding regions in this window:
- the lspA gene encoding signal peptidase II, translated to MTTKQRVYWISVIAGAGLCLDQLSKWFASYYLNGWQMASYWHDLVRLGYRENSGVFLSLGSELPAPLRSVLFIGVIGLLLVAILLYTLKSEDLNRNQIIGLSLVLSGGVSNLIDRVLNNGAVIDFLNLGIGELRTGVFNIADVAIMCGAVMLILCTTHNQNVAVQKT
- a CDS encoding sodium:solute symporter family transporter codes for the protein MLDPTLALGLAFGFALLWVSFGWWLGRQVKTHDAFALAGRNVGFAFACATAMATWVTSNTTLVAPQLTYQFGIWGMIGYACAAFGLILFAPLSARIRQLLPHGYTSGDFMRLRFGRFSWIVFLIISLVYAMSWLVSLGMAGGIVLQSLSGLNYHLGMSIILAMCVVYTLFGGLKAVIATDFIQAVIILCGVIGIAIYTLSHVGLEPIHATLSQQHPMLLDLLFPAAMMFLFNNIFFGLGEIFHSNVWWSRAFAFRANVAKRAYLSAGLLWLPIPIVTGFIALAAPVIGVYPASADMVGPLVASQLLGYAGSVVLFIVVFAALASSLDSLLAATADLLNQDVYYQLINPKASDAQRLRRGKQLILLLGLLTWLLCLPKVATLGALLNFAGAFVASTIWPILFGLYVRRFHRHGAGVAMLLGTLCGLVGYFYIGFYVAALIACAVSLVVCVFAWWMAREEFVWQELAAGGEDDRRN
- a CDS encoding aspartate/ornithine carbamoyltransferase family protein; the encoded protein is MVSTQQVEFDRARPDVYGSAHPKALLKVIEEDGDLLHSLENQHIVSVDHLEKDVLIQLFRLAAKYESNPARYNTPLQGKILISAFYEPSTRTRLSFESAWHRLGGDIMSITDRSSTGIAKGESLQDVAEMFNNYGDCVVLRDTANDSVSEMTSSLRIPIINAGNGIDEHPTQAMSDLYTLFKWRPSLLQPHSTDFKPIRIGVIGVPSQMRTVRSLLKMLAHFPDIVEQVVLIFDDSITQPFDPGQLEQLREAGITVTVSHDLNAQLPELDVVYINAIAWVGESYETYGKTFVLSEDSPLKPDAIILHPLARGEELCTSLDDTAHNWYFSQARGAVFVRQALLTCMVQRANTVIDVV
- a CDS encoding substrate-binding periplasmic protein, with the translated sequence MRNFVLMAFVWCLTCAFPLLAKPILLGSHSVWPPYIQDDDRGLSYDIVAAAFARSGETFALEVAPFSRAMRLAQNGEVDVIPALWHTQARAQQFLFSTAYLHNELIFISLSANTLSFSGLSSLNGKRVCMIRGFAYQNLVSGYPNISVISQLHLSECLRQLARGRVDGVVADRFAAAYAITHHFQRDIFTLHAQVIASWPLHIGISKTHPRSRKLINLFNQGLSDIIQDGTYQHLLSQYPQIDQDQGINPIPK
- a CDS encoding YbaN family protein, whose protein sequence is MKKHAQKLFNRCFWLHLAGILCVALGFIGMALPVMPTTIFFILALACFTRSNPKLANWLLAHPKFGPTLAAWQSHQVVPVKGKWGAGLGMLFGFVILCMTTAPWFVLVGVALTELMVMAYLLSKPSELPAS
- a CDS encoding Zn-dependent hydrolase; translated protein: MAQVQIDLERLKRNLFSLAQFGLNESDKGIYRPGFSDVDSAARRWLMDMAKAQGFEADLDGAGNVIIKYYPNEQSYHQPAVLIGSHLDSVPAGGMFDGSLGVIAGYECLCVLQETPSELTKPIWLIATSEEEGRFGGMFGVQALTGNLTPHQILTSHDADGVMLSDAMLAQGLEPMAALEAKLTPSKVFCFLELHIEQGPVLDQTGVQIGVVEGISGVFKWIVKLIGKADHAGTAPMEMRSDAFMGLADFAYQINRIIAEDGTDSSRITVGKAELKPGFAHTIAGEVDFTLVVRDMSEEVMEALSAACRKALSAIARKHKLMFEYEQVSWLTPVQCTPAMVACIEEQAAQLGLNYRCMPSGAGHDTQFFTEITEAGMIFIPSVNGISHAPDEWSHWHDIDAGTQLLLACVMSKASA